The genomic region TCCCTAGTTCCTCTTTAGAACATCGGGGAACTCACAGTTTTTTCACTCTAACTCAAATCCTTTCAGCAAATATGAAGGAATTTTAGAGTTTGGGGAAGGAATCGATCGAGGGATGGTCGAGGGAGAATTCAACGGCGAGATAAAACAGTTTCGACCCTCTCAGTCACGGCTGCCGAGTTCGAGCATATTCGTGCGAAATGGCCTGACGGGCGATCGCCCCTTCACCTCGGCAAGGGCGGCAAAGATTAACTGCACCGGAAAGGGAGTGCAGTTAATCTTGACTTTGGGTCTCAATAGGCTCCGTTATTTTTGGGAAAAATAACGACTCTAATGGTTTTTAAAACAATCCAAATATCCATCCAAAGATGATGAAAATTGACATAGTAAACGTCAATTTGGATGCGTTTCGGATAGGGAATGTCATTGCGACCGGAAACTTGCCACAGCCCGGTAATTCCCGGCTTGATGGTCAGCACCTTATCGATATAACGACCGTATTTCGGGAGTTCCTCTACCACCAACGGGCGAGGACCGACTACGCTCATATCACCTTTGAGAACATTCCAAAACTGAGGAAATTCATCGAGGCTAGTAATTCTCAAAAAATAACCGATCCAGGTAATTCTAGGATCTTTTTTGAGTTTAAAGTTATCCTCAAACTCCTCTCGAATGGCGGGAGAAGTTTCCATCAGATCTTGCAACATTTCGTCGGCATTTTGAACCATTGTCCTGAATTTCAGGCAATCAAAGGTCTTGTAATTTTTACCGACCCGTTTTTGAACGTAAAAAATTGGCCCTGGCGAACTTAAAAAAATGAGCAGAGCCAAAATCAGATAAACGGGAGAGCAGACAACTAAAACGCCGAGAGAAAAGACGATATCGAACAGCCGCTTGGTGAACTCGACGTCCAGGCGTCCGAGTCTTCCCAAAGGCCGAAAGCCGCGTTTCGCAACTGCCCGAATCATTTTGCCGGAGATAAGTTGGCTATCGGCAGTCATGTTACTCCTTCAATTCACACCACACACAGTCCTGATTGTAAAGCCTTCGGACGATTTCCACCGCCTCTGGCTCGGTTCGCTCGCCGACGGCAAGCGGCGATCGCTCAACGGTGATTTTCTTCCCAGAATTGCCGGATACACCAGTCCAAAAAGGTCTGGTAACGCTCCCGAAACAAAGTTGGGCTGAACTTGGCCGCTTGCGATCGCCCGTCGTACGGGTCGAGCGCCGTGCGATACTCCTCAAAGATCTCTACCGCCTCGACGATCGCTTCTTCGGTTTGTTCTGGAAATAATATCCCCGTGGCGCGATCGCGATGTTGGCGCAGGTCGCGCACGGTTTCCCTGGCTCCCCCCTTCCCGTAAGCAATCACCGGGGTTCCGCACGCTTGCGCTTCGACTAAGGCAATCCCAAAATCTTCGCAAGCGGCATAAACAAACCCTTTCGCCTCAGCCATGTACTGTTCGACGACGCGATCGGGTTGTTCCCCCAAAATCTGCACGTTGGATCCGGCAAGCTCTCGCAAAGCATCGAGTTCCGGTCCGGTTCCGATCGCGACAAGCGGTTTCCCCAAGCGATTGAACGCTTTAACAATCAGAGATACCTTCTTATAAGGCACCAACCGGGAAACCGTCAGATAAAAGTCCTGTTTGCGCGTTTCCAAGGCAAAACGATCGATATTGACTGGAGGATAAATCACTTCCGCTTGGCGGCGGTAACAGCGCCAAATCCGCCGCGCTGTATGTCGGGAATTGGCGATAAAATAATCGACCCGATTCGCCGAAATCACGTCCCACTGACGCAGGCGATGGAGCAAGTAGCGGGCGAAGATTCCCCGGATCCCCCGTCCGGCTTTACTCCCGTCGAGATAGTCGAAGGTCAAATCCCAGGCGTAGCGCATGGGAGTATGACAGTAGCAGACGTGCAGTTGGTGCGGTGCGGCGAGTACCCCTTTGGCTACGGCGTGGGACGAGGAGAGAATAATATCGTAGTCTCGCAAGTCCAGTTGTTCGATCGCCACGGGTAATAAGGGTAAATATTTCTGAACCCCCTGACGCGCTAACGGCAATTTTTGTAAAAATGTCGTGCCGATTTGCCGTTTGTAAAGATAGCTGTGGGGATTGCTCGATTCAAAATCAATTAAGGCATATAAATCCCCGTCAATCTGATTGAGGAGTTCTCGGACGACCAATTCCGAACCACCTGTGGCATGAGGGGTCAACCATTCGTGAACCAATGCATATTTTTTCACAGTCTGTTCAGGTTGCTGGCGGTCTGTTAGGCGAAGTTTTCACGAAAACCTGGCTCGGTCGATGACTGACGAGCGGTGTTTGCAAATTCGACATTCACGAGATTGTATCAGAATTGACTCGGTTCAATCGAGGGTTTGCGTTAGAAGCGCACGATCGCCCCTCTCCCTCTGACGGTCGATACGGGGGAAATTTTATACAGTTTGCCTTGACTGGGAACTCTCGCGGTCTCGCTTCGGAACAACGGTCATTCGATGAGATGTTTGCCGAATCTTCTGCGCCGCGATCGCTCCCGGGTCTTTCAACGCAGAATAAGCCCGGATGAGCAATTCACCCGAGCTTATGAGGTGGTCGATTTGAATTCTTCAGGGAAGGCCGATCGCGCGAGTTACTCGAAAATTAACGGAACTGGCGATCGCGACCTCTCAATTGAATATCGTCTTTATTGTCGAGGTCTGGCTTTGTTAACTCGCATTTGACGCCCCATCCATTGAGCGCCGTCGAGATCTTCAATCGCAGAAACTTCCTCGGTCTCAGCTTCCATTTCTACAAAGCCGAAGCCCCGGGGGCGACCTGTTTCTCGGTCTGTGGGCAAGTAGACACGT from Oxynema aestuarii AP17 harbors:
- a CDS encoding sugar transferase, coding for MTADSQLISGKMIRAVAKRGFRPLGRLGRLDVEFTKRLFDIVFSLGVLVVCSPVYLILALLIFLSSPGPIFYVQKRVGKNYKTFDCLKFRTMVQNADEMLQDLMETSPAIREEFEDNFKLKKDPRITWIGYFLRITSLDEFPQFWNVLKGDMSVVGPRPLVVEELPKYGRYIDKVLTIKPGITGLWQVSGRNDIPYPKRIQIDVYYVNFHHLWMDIWIVLKTIRVVIFPKNNGAY
- a CDS encoding glycosyltransferase codes for the protein MKKYALVHEWLTPHATGGSELVVRELLNQIDGDLYALIDFESSNPHSYLYKRQIGTTFLQKLPLARQGVQKYLPLLPVAIEQLDLRDYDIILSSSHAVAKGVLAAPHQLHVCYCHTPMRYAWDLTFDYLDGSKAGRGIRGIFARYLLHRLRQWDVISANRVDYFIANSRHTARRIWRCYRRQAEVIYPPVNIDRFALETRKQDFYLTVSRLVPYKKVSLIVKAFNRLGKPLVAIGTGPELDALRELAGSNVQILGEQPDRVVEQYMAEAKGFVYAACEDFGIALVEAQACGTPVIAYGKGGARETVRDLRQHRDRATGILFPEQTEEAIVEAVEIFEEYRTALDPYDGRSQAAKFSPTLFRERYQTFLDWCIRQFWEENHR
- a CDS encoding RNA recognition motif domain-containing protein yields the protein MSIYVGNLSYEVTRDDLVHVFSEYGTVKRVYLPTDRETGRPRGFGFVEMEAETEEVSAIEDLDGAQWMGRQMRVNKARPRQ